Proteins encoded within one genomic window of Bradyrhizobium sp. CB1717:
- a CDS encoding isochorismatase family protein translates to MTHVTLRSEFENLIDPYAPVAQIGTGFDFTEGPIWHPVDHYLLFSDMPGDVRRRWDARRGVVEVKRPSNKCNGMTYDAELNLIVCEHATSSLVRERPDGRREVLASHFSGQELNSPNDVCVHSSGAIYFSDPWYGRMPVYGVERPRQLGFQGVYRVMPGGEPKLVVERNLFDQPNGLCFSPDEKLLYVNDTVQALIRVFDVNADGTLSNARVFASGIRSELESGLPDGMKCDQHGNVWVTAPGGVWVYSPRGELLGKVRVPELVANLAWGGPDFRTLYLTSTHSVYAIQTKVGPRHEPYMSGRRAGGGADPSSSPASPVLTEGEMQLDPQRCAMIIQDLQNDVIMDGGAFAESGAPGHAKQQHVVENVRRLADVARARGVAIIHVWFVVEPGAPGVTLNAPLFEGLVDSKAMVRGSWGAAPVSGLEPRPGDFVVEKMRMSAWEGTRLETILKATGRDMIINTGAWTNMSVEHTARTGADKGYFMIVPEDCCSTMNADWHNASINFAMQNVAVVTRADTVIRALG, encoded by the coding sequence ATGACGCACGTCACTCTGCGAAGCGAGTTCGAGAACCTGATCGATCCCTATGCGCCGGTCGCGCAGATCGGCACCGGTTTCGACTTCACGGAAGGGCCGATCTGGCATCCGGTCGATCATTACCTGCTGTTCTCGGACATGCCCGGCGACGTGCGCCGACGCTGGGATGCGCGGCGCGGCGTCGTCGAGGTCAAGCGCCCGTCGAACAAATGCAACGGCATGACCTATGACGCCGAGCTCAACCTGATCGTCTGCGAGCACGCGACCTCATCGCTCGTCCGCGAGCGTCCGGACGGACGGCGCGAGGTGCTCGCCTCGCATTTTAGCGGCCAGGAGCTCAACAGCCCGAACGATGTCTGCGTGCACTCATCGGGTGCGATCTATTTCTCGGACCCATGGTATGGACGGATGCCGGTCTATGGCGTCGAGCGGCCGCGCCAGCTCGGCTTTCAGGGCGTCTATCGCGTCATGCCCGGCGGCGAGCCGAAGCTCGTGGTCGAGCGAAACCTGTTCGACCAGCCGAACGGTCTGTGCTTCTCGCCCGACGAAAAGCTGCTCTATGTCAACGACACCGTGCAGGCGCTGATCCGCGTTTTCGATGTCAATGCCGACGGCACGCTCTCGAACGCGCGCGTGTTTGCGAGCGGCATCAGGTCCGAGCTCGAGTCCGGCCTGCCCGACGGCATGAAATGCGATCAGCACGGCAATGTCTGGGTCACCGCGCCCGGCGGCGTCTGGGTCTATTCGCCGCGCGGCGAGCTGCTCGGCAAGGTCCGCGTGCCGGAGCTGGTCGCCAACCTCGCCTGGGGCGGTCCGGATTTCCGCACGCTCTATCTCACCTCGACCCATTCGGTGTACGCAATTCAGACCAAGGTCGGTCCGCGTCACGAGCCCTATATGAGCGGCCGACGCGCCGGCGGCGGCGCAGACCCGAGCTCGTCACCGGCCTCGCCTGTTCTCACCGAGGGCGAGATGCAGCTCGATCCGCAGCGCTGCGCCATGATCATCCAGGATCTCCAGAACGACGTCATCATGGACGGCGGCGCCTTCGCCGAGTCGGGTGCGCCGGGTCATGCAAAGCAACAGCATGTCGTCGAGAATGTCCGGCGGCTGGCGGATGTCGCGCGCGCGCGGGGCGTCGCCATCATCCATGTCTGGTTCGTCGTCGAACCGGGCGCACCCGGCGTTACACTCAACGCCCCTTTGTTCGAAGGCCTCGTCGACAGCAAGGCGATGGTACGCGGAAGCTGGGGCGCAGCGCCCGTTTCCGGCCTGGAGCCGCGGCCCGGCGATTTCGTCGTCGAGAAGATGCGGATGAGTGCCTGGGAAGGCACGCGGCTGGAGACGATCCTGAAAGCCACCGGCCGCGACATGATCATCAATACCGGCGCCTGGACCAACATGTCGGTCGAGCACACGGCGCGGACCGGTGCCGACAAGGGCTATTTCATGATCGTGCCCGAGGACTGCTGCTCGACCATGAATGCCGACTGGCACAACGCCTCGATCAATTTTGCCATGCAGAACGTCGCGGTCGTGACCAGGGCCGATACCGTGATCAGAGCGCTGGGATGA
- a CDS encoding branched-chain amino acid ABC transporter permease, translating to MFSFDLLLDAVVIGVLLGCFYGAVSLGLSVSFGLLDVPHVAHPAFLVLASYAVYFLNEHYAVDPLVAGLLITPVFFLLGLLAYRLYYETFEKRGSDAAVRGIAFFFGVAFIIEVLIILQFGVDQRSVTADYVGRAWRLGDIRIPYRLLVAFAVATALTVLLTLHLSRTFMGRAIRAVAQDQEALRLMGANPIRIKQWAFGIATAVLGIAGALLIIVAPVDPTLDRAYIGRTFCVVVMAGLGSMGGTLVAAIILGVAETIVLTMFGASWAPAISFAMLLGVLAVRPQGLFGRRS from the coding sequence TTGTTTTCATTTGATCTCCTGCTCGATGCGGTGGTGATCGGGGTGCTGCTCGGCTGCTTTTACGGCGCGGTCAGCCTCGGATTGTCCGTGTCGTTTGGCCTGCTCGACGTTCCCCATGTGGCGCATCCGGCGTTTCTGGTTCTGGCGTCGTACGCGGTGTATTTCCTTAACGAGCATTACGCCGTTGATCCCCTGGTCGCAGGGCTCCTGATCACGCCGGTATTCTTTCTGCTCGGGCTCTTGGCCTATCGCTTGTATTATGAAACGTTCGAGAAGCGAGGCAGCGACGCCGCCGTGCGCGGCATCGCCTTCTTCTTCGGCGTCGCCTTCATCATTGAAGTGTTGATCATCCTGCAATTCGGTGTCGATCAACGCTCCGTCACCGCCGATTATGTCGGCAGGGCCTGGCGGCTCGGTGATATCCGCATTCCGTACCGGCTCCTGGTCGCCTTTGCCGTCGCAACCGCATTGACCGTCCTGCTCACGCTGCATTTGTCGCGGACCTTCATGGGACGCGCCATTCGCGCGGTCGCGCAGGACCAGGAGGCGTTACGGTTGATGGGCGCCAACCCGATCAGGATCAAGCAGTGGGCATTCGGCATCGCCACCGCTGTGCTCGGGATCGCCGGCGCCCTTCTCATCATCGTCGCCCCTGTCGACCCGACGCTCGACCGTGCCTATATCGGGCGCACATTCTGTGTCGTTGTGATGGCGGGGCTCGGCAGCATGGGCGGCACGCTCGTCGCCGCCATCATTCTCGGTGTCGCCGAGACGATTGTGCTCACCATGTTCGGCGCCTCTTGGGCGCCGGCGATTTCCTTTGCGATGTTGCTCGGCGTTCTCGCCGTACGGCCGCAGGGCCTGTTTGGCAGGCGATCATGA
- a CDS encoding amino acid ABC transporter substrate-binding protein — MSKKVSKPGSISRRRLLATAGAALAATPLGAKLVRAQQTPIRIGMSMPQTGGLAGGGKASLLGIEIWRDDVNAKGGLLGGRKIELVVYDDKSSASETPAIYSKLIDVDKVDLLFAPYATVPTAPIMPMVKQRGLLLMGNFSFQVNSKVGHDMWFNNAPWGPADSWATSFLDIGQRAGGKSMALLAADQEFAQNLAKTAREVAAKRNLPMVFDQAYPPNTVEFSSIIRALKAAKPDIVYIASYPPDSAGILRAVNEIGIGDNVKVFGGGMVGLQFGAVMENMGSLLNGVVNYNTWLPEKSMYFEGTKEFFDKYTKRAVEAKIDPLGYYLAPFGYASGQLIAQAINAVGSLEQKALAKYLRENTHKTIVGPIAFSPDGERKETAVLQAQFRGVVDKNMEQFRSSGKQVILFPENLKSGELIAPFEAARK, encoded by the coding sequence ATGTCGAAGAAGGTCTCCAAGCCAGGATCGATTTCCCGCCGCCGCCTGCTGGCGACCGCCGGCGCGGCGCTTGCCGCCACGCCGCTCGGCGCCAAGTTGGTGCGGGCGCAGCAGACGCCGATCAGGATCGGCATGAGCATGCCGCAAACCGGCGGTCTCGCAGGCGGCGGCAAGGCCTCGCTGCTCGGCATCGAGATCTGGCGCGACGACGTCAATGCCAAGGGCGGGCTGCTCGGAGGCCGCAAGATCGAACTCGTCGTCTACGACGACAAATCGAGCGCGTCGGAGACGCCGGCGATCTATTCGAAGCTGATCGATGTCGACAAGGTCGACCTCCTGTTCGCGCCCTATGCGACCGTGCCGACGGCGCCGATCATGCCGATGGTCAAGCAGCGTGGGCTTCTGCTGATGGGTAACTTCTCCTTCCAGGTCAACAGCAAAGTCGGCCATGACATGTGGTTCAACAATGCGCCGTGGGGACCGGCTGACAGCTGGGCGACCTCGTTCCTCGATATCGGTCAGAGGGCCGGCGGCAAATCCATGGCGTTGCTGGCCGCCGACCAGGAATTCGCGCAGAATCTGGCGAAGACCGCGCGTGAAGTCGCAGCGAAGCGCAACCTGCCGATGGTATTCGACCAGGCCTATCCGCCGAACACGGTGGAGTTCTCCAGCATCATCCGCGCGCTCAAGGCGGCCAAGCCCGACATCGTCTATATCGCGTCTTATCCGCCGGACTCGGCGGGCATTCTGCGTGCCGTGAACGAGATTGGGATCGGCGACAACGTCAAGGTTTTCGGCGGCGGCATGGTCGGCCTGCAGTTCGGCGCCGTGATGGAGAATATGGGCTCACTGCTCAACGGCGTCGTCAACTACAACACATGGCTGCCCGAAAAGAGCATGTATTTCGAGGGGACCAAGGAGTTCTTCGACAAGTACACGAAACGCGCCGTCGAAGCCAAGATCGATCCGCTCGGCTATTATCTGGCGCCGTTCGGCTACGCCAGCGGCCAGCTCATCGCGCAGGCCATCAACGCGGTGGGATCGCTGGAGCAGAAGGCACTTGCAAAATATCTGCGCGAAAACACGCACAAGACCATCGTCGGTCCGATCGCGTTTTCGCCTGATGGCGAACGCAAGGAAACCGCGGTGCTGCAGGCCCAGTTCCGCGGCGTCGTTGACAAGAACATGGAGCAGTTCCGTAGCTCGGGCAAGCAGGTGATCCTGTTCCCGGAGAACCTGAAATCCGGCGAGTTGATCGCTCCGTTTGAGGCCGCGCGGAAATAA
- a CDS encoding MBL fold metallo-hydrolase, which produces MALEIKILDYGDIELESSFLVLGRDCGRTRRVLTLGFLILGGPYPVVVDTGYRSNQIMETLGMRGLQYHEHMIENQLARHGVRMGDVRFVCHTHLHIDHAGKDDLFPMNTTVVVNRKELEYSVSGLMHPQYPAPDIKHLIDRLHTKSALRFLDLEITGPIELMPGVYCDAANAHTEGSMNIIVHTADGIATICGDVIYDFNDQIVTPFHEIHDWEPRTTGNHGTSKRAEKAAIKKLLSSSRYLLPVHDRPAKIEGGNVVGRLHDQVPGPVVQSLPQRNWFPA; this is translated from the coding sequence ATGGCGCTGGAGATCAAGATCCTGGACTATGGCGATATCGAGTTGGAATCGAGCTTCCTGGTGCTCGGCCGCGACTGCGGCCGCACCCGCCGCGTCCTCACCCTCGGCTTCCTGATCCTCGGCGGCCCCTATCCGGTCGTGGTCGACACCGGCTACCGCTCCAACCAGATCATGGAGACGCTGGGCATGCGAGGGCTGCAGTACCATGAGCACATGATCGAGAACCAGCTCGCGCGTCACGGCGTGCGCATGGGCGACGTGCGCTTCGTCTGCCACACCCATCTGCACATCGACCATGCCGGCAAGGACGACCTGTTCCCGATGAACACGACCGTCGTCGTCAACCGCAAGGAGCTCGAATACTCCGTCTCCGGCCTGATGCATCCGCAATATCCGGCGCCCGACATCAAGCACCTGATCGACCGCCTGCACACCAAGAGCGCGCTTCGCTTCCTCGACCTCGAAATCACCGGCCCGATCGAGCTGATGCCTGGCGTCTATTGCGATGCCGCCAACGCCCACACCGAGGGATCGATGAACATCATCGTCCACACCGCCGACGGCATCGCGACCATCTGCGGCGACGTCATCTACGACTTCAATGACCAGATCGTCACGCCCTTCCACGAGATCCACGATTGGGAGCCGCGCACCACCGGCAACCACGGCACCAGCAAACGTGCAGAGAAGGCGGCGATCAAGAAGCTGCTGAGCAGTTCGCGCTACCTGCTTCCCGTGCATGACCGTCCGGCCAAGATCGAAGGCGGCAATGTCGTCGGTCGCCTGCACGACCAGGTCCCCGGACCGGTCGTGCAGTCCCTGCCCCAGCGGAACTGGTTTCCGGCTTGA
- a CDS encoding ABC transporter ATP-binding protein, with product MKALRGVSLRVEAGETVALLGTNGNGKSTLMKCIAGLVRPQRGAISLTIDGAAHDLSRLSTEDIVELGVAMVPEGRRLFPRLTVLENLMLGAFRKAARRSIDRNLAIAFEAFPVLKERQAQLAGTMSGGQQQMLAIGRALMSSPRLLLVDEPSVGLSPLLVSQTITKIGELNQNLGLTVLMAEQNFNQAIRIASRGYIIVHGEIVVAAASVDELRGNDIVKRLYLGGAT from the coding sequence GTGAAGGCGTTGCGCGGCGTTTCGCTCCGTGTCGAGGCCGGCGAAACCGTTGCCTTGCTCGGCACCAACGGCAACGGCAAGAGCACGCTGATGAAGTGCATCGCAGGCCTGGTGAGGCCGCAACGTGGCGCCATATCGCTTACAATCGATGGAGCGGCGCACGATCTGTCCCGTCTTTCGACCGAAGACATTGTCGAGCTCGGCGTAGCGATGGTTCCGGAGGGGCGTCGTTTGTTTCCCCGGCTGACCGTGCTCGAGAACCTGATGCTCGGCGCGTTCCGCAAGGCAGCCAGGCGCAGTATCGACCGTAATCTTGCGATCGCTTTTGAAGCATTTCCCGTCCTCAAGGAGCGGCAGGCGCAACTCGCGGGCACGATGTCGGGCGGACAACAGCAGATGCTGGCGATCGGGCGCGCCCTGATGTCGTCACCACGCTTGTTGCTGGTCGACGAACCTTCGGTGGGTCTCTCGCCGCTACTGGTATCGCAGACCATCACCAAGATCGGCGAGCTCAATCAGAACCTCGGTCTGACGGTGCTGATGGCGGAGCAGAACTTCAATCAGGCGATCCGGATCGCGAGCCGCGGCTATATCATTGTACATGGTGAAATCGTCGTGGCGGCCGCTTCGGTCGACGAATTGAGAGGCAACGATATCGTCAAGCGGCTCTATCTTGGTGGCGCCACGTAA
- a CDS encoding NAD(P)H-dependent oxidoreductase → MAKLLHLSCSPRAESESNAGARVFLDGFRLARPDWDVDIVDIWRERMPEFAGPIVDAKYARMKAEAFTDAQRDSFAEAERMALRFSLADRVLISTPMWNFGIPYKLKQWFDVIVQPGLTFRFDPAQGYLPLLKDRPTLVIIASGSDFATGMNRGRIDMATPYLREILRFIGIGDVRFVLIGPTTGPQQPIDSARERAYQRLAAMAPTF, encoded by the coding sequence GTGGCAAAGCTCCTGCATCTGTCCTGCTCGCCCCGCGCCGAGTCCGAGTCGAATGCCGGCGCACGCGTCTTTCTTGACGGCTTCCGCCTGGCCCGGCCGGATTGGGACGTCGATATCGTGGACATCTGGCGTGAGCGGATGCCGGAGTTCGCGGGCCCTATCGTCGATGCCAAATATGCACGCATGAAGGCTGAGGCCTTCACCGATGCGCAACGCGACAGCTTTGCCGAGGCCGAGCGCATGGCGCTGCGCTTTTCGCTCGCCGATCGGGTGCTGATCTCGACCCCGATGTGGAACTTCGGCATCCCCTACAAGCTCAAGCAGTGGTTCGACGTCATCGTCCAGCCTGGGCTCACCTTCCGGTTCGATCCGGCGCAGGGGTATCTCCCGCTGCTGAAGGATCGACCGACGCTGGTGATCATCGCCAGCGGCAGCGACTTCGCCACCGGCATGAACCGCGGCCGCATCGACATGGCAACGCCATACCTGCGGGAGATCCTGCGCTTCATCGGAATCGGCGATGTCCGTTTCGTGCTGATCGGTCCAACCACAGGACCGCAGCAGCCGATCGATTCTGCCCGTGAAAGGGCCTATCAGCGCCTTGCTGCAATGGCCCCGACCTTCTAG
- a CDS encoding branched-chain amino acid ABC transporter permease has product MTRNSIAFWTGATVFLVAVFVMTQVVGNQYPFFAGYVILQFIALAVAWSILGGYAGYVNFGTSAFFGVGVYAAVFLVKAFGAPLPLQILAGAAIGALMGFALGLLTLRMQGIFFSIATIALTIIIETTITNWRYVGGAAGIQIQRPAVTAPFDNYVQMLFFVQALLVVLAVAISRYIQNSWIGRGLQALRDDELAAECTGVPTLRLKLLACVISGALMCAVGAPAAMYLQYADPASAFNLNYSVTTLAMSLIGGTAHWSGPIIGAILLGTTQQLLTVTISSEVNVLVLGLMLVLFVVGAPEGIIGLIRKLRGDRKEGEV; this is encoded by the coding sequence ATGACACGCAACAGCATTGCTTTCTGGACCGGGGCGACCGTCTTTCTCGTCGCCGTCTTTGTGATGACACAGGTCGTCGGCAACCAGTATCCGTTCTTCGCCGGCTACGTCATCCTGCAGTTCATCGCGCTTGCCGTGGCATGGAGCATCCTTGGCGGTTATGCGGGATATGTCAATTTCGGCACCAGCGCGTTCTTCGGCGTTGGCGTCTATGCCGCGGTTTTCCTGGTCAAGGCCTTTGGCGCGCCGCTTCCCCTGCAGATCCTGGCTGGCGCCGCGATCGGTGCGCTCATGGGTTTTGCGCTCGGTCTCTTGACGCTTCGCATGCAAGGCATCTTTTTCTCGATCGCGACGATTGCGCTGACGATCATCATCGAGACGACAATAACGAACTGGCGATACGTCGGTGGAGCTGCGGGCATCCAGATCCAACGGCCGGCGGTGACGGCGCCATTCGACAACTATGTGCAGATGCTGTTCTTCGTTCAGGCCCTCCTCGTGGTGCTGGCGGTTGCGATCTCGCGCTACATCCAGAACTCTTGGATCGGCCGCGGCCTGCAGGCGCTGAGGGACGACGAACTTGCGGCTGAATGCACGGGCGTGCCGACCTTGCGATTGAAGCTACTCGCCTGTGTGATCTCAGGAGCGCTGATGTGTGCCGTCGGCGCGCCGGCGGCGATGTACTTGCAATATGCCGACCCTGCGTCGGCGTTCAATCTCAACTACTCCGTAACGACACTCGCGATGTCTCTGATCGGCGGAACCGCGCATTGGTCCGGGCCGATCATCGGGGCGATCCTGCTCGGCACGACGCAGCAATTGCTGACGGTAACGATCTCCTCGGAAGTCAACGTGCTGGTGCTGGGTTTGATGCTGGTGCTGTTTGTCGTGGGCGCCCCGGAGGGTATCATCGGCCTGATCCGCAAGCTGCGCGGCGACCGCAAGGAGGGTGAGGTATGA
- a CDS encoding amidohydrolase family protein, protein MNGIVDGHHHIWRQADLPWLTGPMQPRIFGPYEPIRRDYPIEEYLADLRGAGVTRSVYVQTNWAPEHFEEEAAWVQRTADEHGWPHAIVAYANFAADDVRPQLDRLKGYPLLRGVRMQLHWHENPLYRFAARSDLCAEPVIRRNVARLADYGWSFDLQVFTPQMPDAALLAESCPKVTFILQHAGMLEDLSPAGRAAWRAGIARLATCPNVVSKLSGLGTFIHRNDPAHIAAVLTDTVAIFGAERCLFGSNFPIEKLWTSYPELVSTFRAAAAPFSAEQQDAIFRATATRVYRL, encoded by the coding sequence GTGAACGGTATTGTCGACGGCCATCATCACATCTGGCGGCAGGCCGACCTGCCCTGGCTGACCGGCCCCATGCAGCCCCGCATCTTCGGACCGTACGAGCCGATCCGGCGCGATTATCCGATCGAGGAATATCTCGCCGATCTCAGGGGCGCCGGCGTCACCCGCTCCGTCTATGTGCAGACCAATTGGGCGCCCGAGCACTTCGAGGAGGAAGCTGCCTGGGTCCAGCGCACAGCCGACGAGCACGGCTGGCCGCATGCCATCGTCGCCTACGCCAATTTCGCGGCCGACGACGTGCGCCCGCAGCTCGATCGCCTCAAAGGCTATCCGCTGCTCCGCGGGGTGCGCATGCAACTGCACTGGCACGAGAACCCGCTGTACCGCTTCGCCGCTCGTTCGGATCTCTGCGCCGAGCCCGTGATCCGTCGCAACGTCGCGCGTCTGGCCGATTACGGCTGGAGCTTCGACCTCCAGGTCTTCACACCGCAGATGCCCGATGCCGCGCTGCTGGCGGAGTCCTGCCCCAAGGTGACGTTCATCCTCCAGCATGCCGGCATGCTGGAAGACCTCTCGCCGGCGGGCCGAGCGGCCTGGCGTGCGGGCATAGCCCGCCTCGCGACCTGCCCGAACGTGGTCTCAAAACTGTCCGGGCTGGGCACCTTCATCCATCGCAATGACCCCGCGCATATCGCGGCTGTGCTTACGGACACCGTCGCGATTTTCGGTGCCGAGCGTTGCCTGTTCGGCTCGAATTTTCCGATCGAGAAATTGTGGACCAGCTATCCCGAGCTCGTCAGTACCTTTCGCGCAGCTGCCGCCCCGTTCAGTGCGGAGCAGCAGGACGCGATCTTCAGGGCGACGGCGACGCGCGTCTATCGGCTTTGA
- a CDS encoding ABC transporter ATP-binding protein, whose product MTLSGTQSPLLRISSLTKRFGGFTALHEVSVDIRSGERFGLIGPNGSGKTTLINCISGAFRTEPGTVLFRDEDIALLQPHVRTRRGIARSFQIPRPFRSMTVAENLMVALDFAAHEHVSAAQRRDSMMSILDQMGLGQKANVSATQLSQVELRKMELARAMATHPKLLISDEAMAGLSSSEVDEVLDLLLSLASRDITIIMIEHIMQAVMRFSERVMCLDAGRIIAIGSPSEVMADQRVQEAYLGT is encoded by the coding sequence ATGACGCTCTCCGGCACCCAGTCGCCCCTGCTGCGGATTTCGTCGCTTACCAAGCGTTTCGGCGGATTCACGGCGCTCCACGAGGTCAGCGTCGACATTCGGTCCGGCGAGCGGTTCGGCCTGATCGGTCCGAACGGCTCGGGCAAGACCACGCTGATCAACTGCATTTCCGGCGCGTTTCGTACCGAACCCGGCACGGTCCTGTTTCGTGACGAGGACATCGCACTGCTGCAGCCGCACGTGCGCACGCGCCGTGGCATCGCTCGCAGCTTCCAGATCCCGCGACCGTTCAGGAGCATGACGGTCGCCGAGAATCTCATGGTCGCGCTCGATTTTGCTGCGCACGAGCACGTCTCGGCGGCGCAGCGGCGAGACAGCATGATGTCGATCCTCGATCAAATGGGCCTCGGCCAGAAGGCCAACGTCTCGGCCACGCAGCTTAGTCAGGTGGAATTGCGCAAGATGGAACTCGCACGCGCAATGGCGACGCATCCGAAGCTCCTGATTTCGGACGAGGCCATGGCGGGCCTTTCTAGCTCGGAAGTCGACGAAGTGCTTGATCTGCTGCTCAGCCTTGCAAGCCGGGACATCACCATCATCATGATCGAGCATATCATGCAGGCCGTGATGCGCTTCTCCGAACGCGTCATGTGTCTTGACGCCGGCCGAATCATTGCGATCGGCTCGCCATCCGAAGTCATGGCCGACCAGCGCGTGCAGGAGGCTTACCTTGGCACTTAG